In the Carassius gibelio isolate Cgi1373 ecotype wild population from Czech Republic chromosome A2, carGib1.2-hapl.c, whole genome shotgun sequence genome, one interval contains:
- the ca2h1orf35 gene encoding multiple myeloma tumor-associated protein 2, whose product MFGSSRSGGVRGGQDQFNWDDVKVDKHRENYLGNSLMAPVGRWQKGKDLSWYAKDKKSGAALSKEQEMAAVREAEHEAMLAALGHKTIKRQPTGLTKEDLADVCRREGEADERDVDRVSGLGSSRAGQRGMVLSKQEKEAVKMGLPVFTHHKADRPQEASKGPEEASRPDKEDKRSDRKKKSKKEKKSKKEKKKKKEKEKSKHRSRSDSSGSDSESCSKRRRKDPRDHHGPNPSRSSQSGAGARDSHSGGGPKAAHRTLTPPQPPRRRRHDTDSSSDGPRAAQSSRRRHDSSSDD is encoded by the exons ATGTTTGGCTCCTCGAGATCTGGAGGGGTGAGAGGGGGTCAGGACCAGTTCAACTGGGACGATGTGAAAGTGGATAAACACCGAGAGAACTATCTGG GGAATTCCCTCATGGCTCCGGTCGGCCGATGGCAGAAAGGGAAGGATTTGTCATGGTACGCCAAAGACAAGAAGAGCGGCGCAGCTCTGTCTAAAGAGCAGGAGATGGCAGCGGTGCGGGAGGCGGAGCACGAGGCCATGTTAGCAGCGCT GGGTCATAAAACAATCAAGAGACAACCAACTGGTCTTACCAAAGAG GATCTGGCAGACGTGTGCCGGAGGGAAGGCGAGGCGGATGAACGGGACGTGGACCGGGTTTCTGGACTCGGGAGCTCCAG GGCTGGACAGAGAGGAATGGTGCTTTCCAAGCAAGAAAAAGAGGCAGTAAAAATGGGTTTGCCAGTTTTCACG CATCACAAAGCTGACAGACCACAAGAAGCCAGTAAGGGTCCTGAGGAGGCCAGCAGACCTGATAAAGAGGATAAGAG ATCTGACAGGAAAAAGAAGAGCAAAAAGGAGAAGAAAAGTAAGaaggagaaaaagaagaagaaagagaaagagaaaagcaaaCACAGAAGCAGAAGTGACTCTTCAGGCTCAGACTCGGAGAGCTGTAGTAAAAG GCGGAGAAAAGATCCGCGGGACCACCATGGTCCTAATCCATCAAGGAGCAGTCAGAGTGGAGCCGGAGCCCGTGACAGTCATTCAGGAGGGGGTCCGAAGGCGGCGCACAGGACCCTGACCCCCCCTCAGCCCCCCCGCCGCCGCCGGCACGACACAGACTCGTCCTCTGACGGCCCCCGCGCCGCTCAAAGCTCCCGCCGGCGTCATGATAGCAGCTCAGACGACTGA